The Bacillota bacterium nucleotide sequence TTTCCCTGGCGATTTCCTCCTGAAGGGTGCATTCCATACGGGCCAGGCAGCCGTCGACACCCGGCGATTCAATTTTCTTCGATGGGCATGGTTTCAGGCCCGCCTCTTCAAATTCATCCACATCATGCGGAAAATTTTTGGAACAGATCATCACGGCATCTGCCATACTTGCGGGGGGTACATTGATCACAAAATCACCTGTTTCCCGGATATTGAAAAGGGTATCCCTTTTGATCCAGGAGGCAATCACGATCTCGTCAAGGGGCCGCAGTATGGGCATGACACATGACCAGGGAGCCACATTTCTTATTCCCGCCTTGCTGATG carries:
- a CDS encoding flavin reductase family protein, with translation MILKTHQRGQVLPLPVVLISTISKAGIRNVAPWSCVMPILRPLDEIVIASWIKRDTLFNIRETGDFVINVPPASMADAVMICSKNFPHDVDEFEEAGLKPCPSKKIESPGVDGCLARMECTLQEEIAREKYSLIIGKVVYLEADDRYFSETDGMDFENAEPLSAVVNSGGLRFTRPVYIKKKADHSEMTLK